The Algoriphagus sp. TR-M9 genome has a window encoding:
- a CDS encoding VOC family protein: protein MEPYTIPAATRIGHIHLKVSDLQRSLDFYQGLLGFELVTMYGKDAAFISAGGYHHHIGLNTWQSKGGKPAPKNHAGLFHTAILLPTRRDLAVLLQRLIDAKYPLTGAADHGVSEAIYLDDPDENGVELYWDRPREDWPKNPDGSIHMYTRQLDINGLLAEI, encoded by the coding sequence ATGGAACCTTACACCATCCCTGCAGCCACACGAATTGGCCATATTCATCTCAAAGTTTCAGACTTGCAACGCTCCTTGGATTTCTATCAGGGCTTGCTGGGCTTTGAATTAGTGACCATGTATGGAAAAGACGCCGCATTTATTTCCGCAGGAGGATATCACCATCACATCGGCCTGAATACCTGGCAGAGCAAAGGAGGAAAACCAGCGCCGAAAAATCACGCTGGGCTATTTCATACGGCGATACTGCTTCCAACTAGGCGTGATTTGGCTGTTTTGCTGCAGCGATTGATTGATGCTAAGTATCCGCTTACCGGAGCTGCGGATCATGGGGTTTCAGAGGCGATTTACCTGGATGACCCGGATGAAAACGGCGTAGAGCTATATTGGGACAGGCCACGCGAAGATTGGCCAAAGAATCCTGATGGAAGCATCCATATGTACACTAGGCAATTGGACATTAACGGGCTTTTGGCAGAGATTTAA
- a CDS encoding alpha/beta hydrolase translates to MKHLETSYKTHDGIELYLQAWMPESPKASLLLVHGLGEHSSRYAHLVEKLTEIGVSVFTFDGRGHGKSVKGKPTAYFKSYEDYLKDIDALFEKVKSYVPDVPAFLYGHSMGGGLVAAYVLKYQPKADGVVLSSPAIKEAEGTSQILIALSSVISKYLPKLKALKLDANKVSRIPEEVEKYLNDPLVYTEAIPARTGYEVLQVMRFVQNLGSYFETPLLLIHGSDDGLTNPKGSELLFKKAKASDKTLKIFPGGYHELINDLDREEVMDLIVNWIKERT, encoded by the coding sequence ATGAAACACCTAGAAACCAGCTATAAAACGCATGATGGCATAGAATTGTACCTCCAAGCCTGGATGCCTGAATCACCCAAGGCGAGCCTTTTGCTAGTTCATGGTCTTGGCGAGCATAGTTCGAGGTATGCTCATTTGGTAGAAAAGCTGACTGAGATCGGCGTTTCCGTTTTCACATTTGATGGAAGGGGGCATGGGAAATCAGTGAAAGGAAAACCAACGGCTTACTTTAAATCCTACGAGGATTACCTAAAAGACATTGATGCTTTATTTGAGAAGGTAAAAAGCTATGTGCCAGATGTACCGGCTTTCTTGTATGGACACAGCATGGGGGGAGGGTTGGTTGCAGCTTATGTGCTAAAATATCAGCCCAAAGCAGATGGAGTGGTTTTGAGTTCGCCGGCTATTAAAGAAGCAGAAGGAACGTCCCAAATCCTGATTGCACTTTCCAGTGTCATCAGCAAGTATTTGCCAAAGCTGAAAGCTTTAAAATTGGATGCGAACAAAGTTTCAAGGATTCCCGAGGAAGTAGAAAAATATTTGAATGATCCACTGGTTTATACGGAAGCAATTCCTGCCAGGACTGGATACGAGGTATTGCAGGTCATGCGCTTCGTACAGAATTTGGGTAGTTATTTTGAAACTCCTTTACTTTTGATTCATGGTTCTGATGATGGATTGACTAATCCAAAAGGTTCAGAATTGCTCTTCAAAAAGGCTAAAGCAAGTGATAAAACCCTCAAGATTTTCCCAGGCGGATATCATGAGCTGATCAATGACCTAGATCGGGAAGAGGTGATGGACTTGATCGTGAATTGGATCAAGGAAAGAACTTAA
- a CDS encoding DJ-1/PfpI family protein, translated as MKKILFLTGDFAEDYETMVPVQMLEMVGYEVHSVCPGKKKGETIKTAIHDFEGDLTYTEKPGHNFMLSYSFDQVDVDDYLGLAIAGGRAPEYLRLNQKLLEIVKYFFDTNKPVAAVCHGIQILTAADVVKGRKLTAYPAVGPEVTIAGGEYQDIPATDAYVDGNLVTSPAWPGHPAWIREFLKVLGAKIEI; from the coding sequence ATGAAAAAGATATTATTTCTAACCGGAGATTTTGCAGAAGATTACGAAACCATGGTTCCCGTGCAAATGCTGGAAATGGTAGGCTATGAAGTTCATTCGGTTTGTCCAGGTAAGAAAAAAGGGGAAACGATTAAAACTGCCATCCATGATTTTGAAGGAGATCTGACCTACACCGAAAAGCCAGGCCATAATTTTATGCTCAGCTATTCCTTCGATCAAGTCGATGTGGATGATTACCTAGGACTGGCCATCGCTGGGGGGCGAGCACCGGAGTACCTTAGATTAAATCAAAAACTATTGGAGATCGTGAAGTACTTCTTTGACACCAACAAGCCTGTGGCGGCAGTTTGTCATGGCATTCAGATTCTTACTGCTGCTGACGTGGTAAAAGGAAGAAAGCTAACCGCATATCCGGCTGTGGGCCCGGAAGTGACTATCGCAGGCGGTGAATATCAGGACATCCCAGCTACAGATGCCTATGTGGATGGCAATCTGGTAACTTCCCCAGCTTGGCCTGGTCATCCAGCTTGGATTCGGGAGTTTTTGAAAGTATTGGGAGCGAAAATTGAGATATGA
- a CDS encoding DUF2442 domain-containing protein: protein MSTLTNFKSNQACDLSFSNNKMKIIMEDGREISIPLEWFPSLRNATEIELNNWRFIGDGEGIH from the coding sequence ATGAGTACTTTAACTAATTTCAAATCTAATCAAGCTTGTGATCTTTCATTTTCAAATAACAAAATGAAAATTATCATGGAAGATGGTCGGGAGATCAGTATTCCATTGGAATGGTTTCCATCCTTGAGAAATGCCACCGAAATAGAACTAAATAACTGGAGATTTATAGGTGATGGAGAAGGGATTCACTAG
- a CDS encoding 1,4-dihydroxy-2-naphthoyl-CoA synthase has protein sequence MNWITAKEYEDITYKKCDGVARIAFNRPEVRNAFRPKTTAELYDAFYDAQEDTSIGVVLLSGEGPSAKDGGWAFCSGGDQKARGNQGYVGEDGYHRLNILEVQRLIRFMPKVVIAVVPGWAVGGGHSLHVVCDLTLASKEHAIFKQTDADVTSFDGGYGSAYLAKMVGQKKAREIFFLGRNYSAQEAYEMGMVNAVIPHAELESTAYEWAQEILAKSPTSIKMLKFAMNLTDDGMVGQQVFAGEATRLAYGTEEAIEGRNAFLEKRKPDFGKNKWIP, from the coding sequence ATGAACTGGATCACTGCAAAAGAATACGAAGATATCACCTATAAAAAATGCGATGGAGTGGCAAGAATCGCCTTTAACAGGCCTGAAGTCAGGAATGCCTTCCGCCCAAAAACTACTGCTGAACTCTATGATGCTTTCTACGATGCGCAGGAAGACACTTCCATCGGGGTTGTTTTATTGAGTGGGGAAGGGCCTTCGGCAAAAGACGGAGGCTGGGCGTTTTGCTCGGGCGGAGATCAGAAAGCCAGAGGAAATCAAGGTTACGTGGGAGAGGATGGCTACCACCGACTGAATATTTTGGAAGTGCAGCGTTTGATCCGTTTTATGCCAAAAGTCGTGATAGCCGTGGTTCCTGGCTGGGCAGTAGGAGGAGGACATAGCTTGCATGTGGTCTGCGATCTGACTTTGGCGAGTAAGGAGCATGCGATTTTCAAACAGACAGACGCAGATGTGACCAGCTTCGATGGAGGATATGGTTCTGCGTATTTGGCAAAGATGGTGGGGCAAAAGAAAGCCCGTGAAATCTTCTTTTTAGGTAGAAACTATTCTGCTCAGGAAGCTTACGAAATGGGAATGGTGAATGCTGTGATTCCGCATGCTGAACTTGAGTCAACGGCTTATGAGTGGGCTCAGGAGATATTGGCTAAGTCGCCGACTTCTATCAAGATGCTGAAATTTGCGATGAACCTGACTGATGATGGTATGGTAGGTCAGCAGGTTTTTGCCGGTGAAGCTACTCGTTTAGCTTATGGTACTGAAGAGGCTATAGAAGGGAGAAATGCCTTTTTGGAGAAGCGAAAGCCGGATTTCGGGAAAAATAAGTGGATACCTTGA
- a CDS encoding AMP-binding protein: MFQLTFGNHIFQTKEDFELDTAAFPDFAKAAIQFCRDWLSGKKTFEQQTSGSTGTPQRIEISRDQMIASAKATQGFFKTDKTTSLLCCLDPNYIAGKMMLVRAMVWNAKTELIEPKSNPLLELVEIPDFLAMVPLQAEACIQVKPSLEKLKKINHLIIGGAPISSGLIEKLITNKIQAFQTYGMTETVSHLALAKIEAGELIYRILPGVEIGTDERNALWVKSAASNNELVQTNDAVDIIDQHSFQWLGRVDFVINSGGVKLHPELLEAKAEPVIHRFYPNSAFFFFGQGDETLGEKLCLVIETKNGSENSFKVLEALKKAMGKYESPKNIFTLEEFTRTASGKVNRPKTITKL, from the coding sequence ATGTTTCAACTTACTTTCGGCAATCACATATTCCAGACTAAGGAAGACTTTGAGTTAGACACAGCTGCTTTTCCTGACTTTGCTAAAGCTGCCATTCAATTTTGTAGGGATTGGCTTTCGGGCAAAAAGACCTTTGAACAGCAAACTTCGGGATCAACTGGAACACCACAAAGGATTGAGATCAGCCGGGATCAGATGATCGCCAGCGCAAAGGCTACACAAGGTTTTTTCAAGACTGACAAAACTACCAGTCTGCTTTGCTGCCTTGATCCGAATTACATTGCTGGCAAAATGATGCTGGTGCGGGCTATGGTCTGGAATGCCAAAACTGAGTTAATTGAACCAAAGTCAAACCCGCTATTGGAGTTAGTTGAGATTCCCGATTTCTTAGCGATGGTTCCGCTTCAGGCTGAAGCTTGTATTCAGGTTAAACCTTCCCTTGAGAAGTTGAAGAAAATCAACCATCTCATTATTGGTGGAGCGCCGATTAGTTCAGGCTTGATAGAAAAGCTAATCACAAACAAAATTCAGGCTTTTCAAACCTATGGGATGACAGAGACGGTTTCGCACCTCGCCTTGGCAAAAATTGAAGCTGGAGAATTGATCTATCGGATACTGCCGGGAGTAGAAATTGGTACGGATGAGCGAAATGCGCTTTGGGTAAAATCGGCAGCCAGTAACAATGAATTGGTTCAAACCAACGATGCAGTGGACATAATCGATCAGCACTCCTTTCAATGGCTGGGAAGAGTTGATTTTGTGATCAATTCCGGCGGAGTCAAGCTTCATCCGGAGCTATTGGAAGCAAAGGCAGAGCCGGTTATTCATCGCTTTTATCCGAATTCAGCTTTTTTCTTTTTCGGCCAAGGTGATGAAACTCTTGGAGAAAAGCTATGCCTAGTGATCGAGACAAAAAATGGATCAGAGAACAGCTTTAAAGTTCTAGAAGCGTTGAAAAAAGCGATGGGCAAGTACGAATCACCTAAAAACATTTTTACACTTGAGGAGTTTACTAGAACGGCATCAGGCAAAGTCAATCGCCCGAAAACCATAACCAAATTATAA
- a CDS encoding DUF2141 domain-containing protein has product MKLAFLSVLLFLNIPTLPKTGSIEINIQDLSSDKGIIQVLVFDQEKGWPESVDDAWMALGIPIKNGVAKKTIPDVPEGNYAITVFHDEDEDGLIRKNKVGYPLDDFGFSNNPSLLFGVPSFTKCSEKVESGSTTQFEIELR; this is encoded by the coding sequence ATGAAACTTGCATTTCTGAGCGTATTGCTTTTCCTCAATATACCTACTCTCCCCAAAACAGGATCCATAGAAATCAACATCCAAGATCTCAGTTCGGACAAGGGGATCATACAGGTGCTGGTCTTTGATCAGGAAAAAGGTTGGCCGGAGTCTGTAGATGATGCCTGGATGGCTCTTGGAATTCCCATTAAAAACGGTGTAGCAAAAAAGACCATCCCAGATGTACCTGAGGGGAACTATGCCATAACAGTCTTTCATGATGAAGATGAGGACGGCTTGATCCGAAAAAACAAGGTCGGTTACCCGCTGGATGATTTTGGATTTTCCAATAATCCCAGTTTACTTTTTGGTGTTCCCTCTTTTACAAAATGCAGTGAAAAAGTCGAATCAGGATCCACTACTCAGTTTGAAATTGAATTGCGCTGA
- a CDS encoding toll/interleukin-1 receptor domain-containing protein, producing MSNNKIFVSYRRQDASGEAGRLVDHLQEIFGDESVFLDVEAIEAGLDFEQAIDQALNSCKVLLAIIGPHWTRLKDSNGNLRIFEENDFIRLEISAALKRNIRVIPVLVNGADLPSASDLPEDLQGLLRRQTHELSNSRWKYDCDQLSEVLLKVIPPKPKPIPNPKHRPAQTQKKSWLAKNYLWLLGAFVVLLIIIISSDDFQEGFQEGYQEAVNGEPVSEQVIEQPPADISMPVDDLESSSDISVKGSWALYLNGEQVSTLIMSHYPDEIQFLEYNLFDLNIGSGSGEITGNEMYLDYYNSAMDMNGEIHLSTPNNGTTWTGTVTFPANGISNPISLRRD from the coding sequence ATGTCGAACAATAAAATTTTTGTTAGTTACAGAAGACAGGATGCTTCAGGCGAGGCAGGGCGTCTTGTAGACCATCTCCAGGAGATTTTTGGGGATGAAAGTGTTTTCTTGGATGTAGAAGCTATAGAGGCCGGGCTGGATTTTGAGCAAGCCATAGATCAGGCACTTAACTCATGTAAGGTACTTCTGGCGATTATAGGCCCACATTGGACAAGGTTAAAAGACTCGAATGGGAATCTTCGGATTTTTGAGGAGAATGATTTTATCAGATTGGAGATATCGGCCGCATTAAAAAGAAATATCAGGGTAATTCCGGTTTTGGTTAATGGTGCTGATCTTCCCAGTGCAAGCGACTTACCTGAAGATCTTCAGGGGCTATTGCGGCGGCAAACTCACGAACTGAGCAATTCCAGGTGGAAGTATGATTGCGATCAGCTCTCAGAAGTATTGCTAAAGGTAATACCGCCCAAGCCTAAGCCCATTCCAAACCCAAAACACCGACCCGCACAAACACAGAAAAAAAGTTGGCTGGCTAAAAATTATTTATGGCTCTTAGGTGCCTTTGTAGTATTGCTCATTATTATAATCAGCAGCGACGATTTCCAAGAAGGTTTTCAAGAAGGATACCAGGAAGCTGTAAATGGTGAACCTGTATCAGAGCAAGTGATTGAGCAGCCTCCTGCGGACATCAGTATGCCTGTAGATGACCTCGAAAGCTCCTCGGACATTTCTGTAAAAGGATCCTGGGCTTTATATCTAAATGGAGAACAGGTAAGCACACTCATCATGAGTCATTACCCGGATGAGATTCAGTTTCTCGAGTATAATCTGTTCGATTTGAACATTGGAAGTGGATCGGGAGAAATCACAGGCAATGAAATGTATTTGGATTACTATAATTCCGCCATGGATATGAATGGAGAAATTCATCTCAGTACCCCAAACAATGGAACTACCTGGACGGGCACTGTAACTTTCCCGGCCAATGGCATCAGCAATCCTATCTCTCTCAGGCGGGATTAA
- a CDS encoding XRE family transcriptional regulator — MKFLAPNLRFLRKQKGITQSELAEKLAVQRTMISAYEDGRSEPKLGTLKSLCEILEVGLEEFLDHDIESKGRKAIQNRGVNILTISCDEEDRENITLVGQKASAGYLNGYADPEYMEGLPQFRLPMLSTQATYRAFELAGDSMLPLVPGTIVIGAYVDQLSGIKSGKTYVLVTESEGVVYKRVFNYLSDNGKLFLVSDNEHYKPFEVRGEDVLEVWEAKAFISTDFPNPGDKKNPLSLEDLAAMIQDLKADLRKIKN; from the coding sequence ATGAAATTTCTAGCCCCCAATCTCAGATTTTTGCGAAAGCAAAAAGGAATCACGCAAAGTGAGCTGGCAGAAAAACTGGCGGTGCAGCGCACTATGATTTCTGCCTATGAAGACGGTCGCTCGGAACCAAAGTTGGGCACGTTGAAATCCCTGTGTGAGATTTTGGAGGTAGGGCTGGAAGAATTTTTAGATCATGACATTGAAAGCAAAGGCAGAAAGGCAATTCAAAACCGTGGAGTGAATATCCTTACGATTTCCTGCGATGAAGAAGACCGGGAAAATATCACCCTGGTAGGTCAGAAAGCATCTGCAGGTTATCTTAACGGTTATGCAGATCCTGAATATATGGAAGGGCTTCCCCAGTTTCGACTTCCAATGCTTTCTACACAGGCTACCTATAGGGCTTTTGAACTCGCTGGAGATTCCATGCTCCCGCTAGTGCCCGGTACCATAGTGATCGGGGCCTATGTGGATCAGCTAAGTGGGATCAAAAGTGGGAAAACCTATGTGCTGGTGACAGAATCCGAGGGAGTTGTTTACAAAAGAGTGTTCAATTACCTCAGTGATAATGGTAAGCTTTTCCTGGTTTCAGATAATGAGCACTACAAGCCTTTCGAGGTGAGAGGGGAGGATGTGCTGGAAGTCTGGGAAGCCAAAGCCTTTATCAGTACCGATTTCCCAAATCCCGGCGATAAGAAAAATCCACTTTCCTTAGAGGATCTGGCAGCTATGATTCAGGATTTGAAAGCCGATTTGAGAAAAATTAAAAATTAA
- a CDS encoding outer membrane beta-barrel protein encodes MKKLSAVFFILFACFQASAQNFSITGRIMEEGTENGVPSATVLLQSLPDSTQVDGVISDFDGNFNIPGIPKGNYLIKIQYLGFKTLYKSIQLNQNLQLGVLELSEEATALDEVTINARRATGEQKGDTTLYNAAAFKTMRDASAQTLVQKLPGVVMMDGALQAQGENIAQILVDGKPFFGGDITTALQNLPAEVIQGIEIYDQKSEKAQLSGFDDGERLKTINIVTKPNRRKGQFGKTTAGYGTDDRYLLGASINSFNEDQRITFTGLSNDINLQDYSSDANSQNGGGGRPQNGIITTNILGLNYTDNWGEKIKVSASYLYRKRKNEGISSLFREYVTSSDSDQTYAEDSRNTRTNQDHRFDMRFEYQINENNRLVYRPRLSAAFDKENSGFLGQSMNADGPLNQTENVRTADNQDYDLYNRLYFSHKFAKKGRSFTISANQGSHANKDDALRRAENQYYQPEERTEIINQNITRDRTGFNWDVGVSYTEPIGEKGQMEFEYEIGNRGDDSDQLTYDILNEGELDYDLALDTALSNTFESKYLNQEVELGYQYKMEKVRFQVEMEYQMGKLQNDQTFPQPFDLTRTFDAFLPTIRFDYEINDNTNFELDYDTDTDAPRIDQLQSVIDNSNPLQLRTGNPDLDQSYSNRIRGRFRTNNPDTDHSFFLFAQAQIVKNTISNSSFIADETTELANGIILEKGSQLFLPVNLDGARNFRSWMSYGMPLGFVKSNFNINGGLSFDRRPGQVNGELSFNNSQRFSTGISLTSNISDQVDFNISTRGSFNKVENTLNPALNNKYYNQYSRLNFSWIIWQGIVYRLDVNHQLNTGLSEGFDINFVLMNMSLGKKIFNNQRGEISLNVYDLLGQNNSVRRNVTDIYIEDVQNNVLQRYFMLSFSYNLRRFSKGTDMDDYNEIYN; translated from the coding sequence ATGAAAAAGCTATCAGCTGTATTCTTTATTCTATTTGCCTGCTTTCAAGCATCCGCTCAGAATTTTTCTATTACTGGGAGAATCATGGAGGAAGGCACTGAGAATGGAGTACCCAGTGCCACGGTTTTGCTTCAAAGTCTTCCAGATTCTACACAGGTAGACGGAGTAATATCTGACTTTGACGGAAATTTCAATATCCCTGGTATTCCCAAAGGAAACTACCTGATCAAAATACAATACTTAGGATTTAAAACGCTTTACAAAAGCATACAACTCAACCAAAACCTACAGCTAGGTGTCTTGGAGCTAAGCGAAGAAGCTACTGCACTGGACGAAGTCACCATCAATGCCCGAAGAGCCACAGGAGAACAAAAAGGGGACACTACCTTATACAACGCCGCGGCTTTCAAGACCATGCGGGATGCCAGTGCGCAGACTTTAGTACAGAAGTTACCGGGAGTGGTCATGATGGATGGGGCATTGCAGGCCCAGGGAGAAAATATCGCTCAAATCCTGGTGGATGGTAAACCTTTTTTCGGAGGAGACATTACCACTGCCCTGCAAAACCTACCGGCAGAAGTTATTCAGGGAATCGAAATCTATGACCAAAAAAGTGAAAAAGCACAGTTGAGCGGATTTGACGATGGAGAGCGCCTTAAAACTATCAATATCGTCACCAAGCCTAACAGACGCAAAGGACAATTTGGCAAGACTACCGCCGGATACGGTACAGACGACAGATACTTACTAGGCGCCAGCATCAATTCCTTCAATGAAGACCAAAGAATCACCTTCACCGGCCTCAGCAATGACATCAACCTGCAGGACTATTCCAGCGACGCCAATAGCCAAAACGGAGGGGGAGGCAGACCTCAAAACGGAATTATCACCACCAATATTCTTGGCCTGAACTACACAGATAACTGGGGTGAAAAGATAAAAGTAAGCGCCAGTTACCTTTACAGAAAACGTAAAAACGAAGGGATTTCATCCCTCTTCAGAGAGTATGTCACCAGCTCAGATAGTGATCAGACTTACGCTGAGGACAGCCGAAACACCAGAACCAACCAGGATCACCGCTTTGATATGCGATTTGAATATCAAATCAATGAAAACAACAGATTGGTGTACAGGCCAAGGCTATCAGCAGCTTTTGACAAGGAAAATTCAGGATTTCTAGGGCAAAGCATGAATGCAGATGGCCCTTTGAACCAAACTGAAAACGTACGGACGGCAGACAACCAGGATTACGACCTTTATAATAGATTGTATTTCAGTCATAAATTTGCAAAGAAAGGCAGAAGCTTTACCATCAGTGCCAACCAAGGAAGCCATGCCAATAAGGATGATGCTTTGCGAAGAGCAGAAAACCAATACTACCAACCCGAAGAACGCACCGAAATCATCAACCAAAACATCACCCGTGACCGAACCGGCTTCAACTGGGATGTGGGTGTTTCCTACACCGAGCCCATAGGTGAAAAAGGACAGATGGAATTTGAATATGAAATCGGAAACAGAGGTGATGATTCCGATCAGTTGACATACGATATTCTCAATGAAGGAGAACTAGATTATGACCTGGCTCTTGACACGGCATTGAGTAATACATTTGAGAGCAAATACCTGAATCAGGAAGTGGAATTGGGCTACCAATACAAAATGGAAAAAGTCCGCTTCCAGGTAGAGATGGAATATCAAATGGGCAAACTCCAAAATGACCAGACCTTCCCTCAGCCTTTTGATCTCACTAGGACCTTTGATGCATTTTTGCCGACCATCCGGTTTGATTATGAAATCAACGATAACACGAATTTTGAATTAGACTATGATACGGACACAGATGCGCCGAGAATAGATCAGCTGCAAAGCGTCATTGACAATTCGAACCCACTTCAGCTACGAACAGGGAATCCCGATCTGGATCAGTCCTACTCTAATCGAATCCGAGGAAGATTCAGAACTAACAATCCTGATACTGATCACTCCTTCTTCTTATTTGCGCAAGCACAAATCGTGAAAAACACCATTTCAAATTCATCCTTTATTGCCGATGAAACCACAGAACTTGCCAATGGAATTATCTTGGAAAAAGGATCTCAGCTTTTCCTACCGGTAAACCTGGACGGAGCCAGAAACTTCAGATCCTGGATGAGCTACGGAATGCCATTAGGCTTTGTCAAATCCAACTTTAACATCAATGGTGGATTGAGCTTTGATAGAAGACCAGGACAGGTAAATGGAGAACTTAGCTTTAATAATTCACAGCGCTTCAGCACAGGCATTTCCCTCACCAGTAACATCAGCGATCAGGTTGATTTCAATATTTCCACCAGAGGATCTTTCAACAAGGTGGAAAACACCTTGAACCCCGCATTGAACAATAAATATTACAACCAGTACAGTAGATTAAACTTCAGCTGGATCATCTGGCAGGGCATTGTGTACAGACTGGATGTAAACCATCAGCTAAACACCGGGCTTTCCGAAGGGTTTGATATCAACTTTGTACTGATGAACATGAGCCTTGGTAAAAAAATATTCAACAATCAGCGTGGTGAGATATCATTAAATGTATATGACCTCTTAGGGCAAAACAATAGCGTAAGGAGAAACGTCACCGACATCTACATAGAAGATGTGCAAAACAACGTACTCCAGCGCTACTTCATGCTCAGCTTCTCCTACAATCTGAGGAGATTCAGCAAGGGTACTGATATGGATGACTACAACGAGATTTACAACTAA
- a CDS encoding LLM class flavin-dependent oxidoreductase: MKSPKPYSLLDLAIIREDYDAKDAYERSLQVAQHAEKLGYTRMWLAEHHNMANVGSSSPQILIGYLANGTSKIRLGSGGIMLPNHSPLIIAEQFGTLATLYPNRIDLGLGRAPGTDQTTATALRRGRHESVQEFPSDLDDLRQYFSEDNLDSKVRAFPAEGLDIPIYLLGSSMSSAMLASEKGLPYAFASHFAPGYLINASRHYRENFQPSEHLEKPYFISCVNVIAADSDEEAHYLATSFYQTALGIIRGRSYPMKKPVKSMEGIWTEPEAAAIQNMMACTFIGTKESLKPQFESFFRQVEVDELMVSTNIYDPEKRLRSLEITAEVLG, from the coding sequence TTGAAATCTCCTAAACCATACTCATTATTGGATCTAGCCATCATCCGTGAAGACTATGATGCGAAAGATGCCTACGAAAGAAGCTTACAAGTCGCACAACATGCCGAAAAGTTGGGCTATACGAGAATGTGGCTTGCCGAGCATCACAACATGGCCAATGTAGGCAGCTCTTCTCCACAGATATTAATTGGCTACCTAGCAAACGGCACTTCCAAAATCCGACTAGGATCAGGAGGAATCATGCTACCAAATCACAGTCCACTGATCATCGCAGAGCAGTTTGGAACGCTTGCCACGCTTTACCCAAACCGGATTGACCTAGGACTGGGCAGAGCGCCTGGCACTGATCAAACTACAGCGACCGCACTTCGGAGAGGAAGACACGAATCTGTCCAAGAATTCCCGAGCGATCTGGATGATTTACGGCAATATTTTTCAGAAGACAATCTTGATTCCAAAGTCCGGGCTTTCCCAGCCGAAGGCCTTGATATCCCTATCTACTTACTTGGCTCAAGCATGAGCAGTGCCATGCTTGCTTCCGAGAAGGGACTACCTTACGCATTCGCAAGTCATTTTGCACCGGGGTATTTGATCAACGCTTCGAGGCATTATAGAGAAAACTTCCAGCCCTCAGAGCATTTGGAGAAGCCATACTTCATCTCCTGTGTGAATGTGATCGCTGCTGATTCTGACGAGGAAGCACATTATTTGGCTACCTCTTTTTACCAAACCGCCCTGGGAATTATTCGTGGCAGATCTTATCCTATGAAAAAACCGGTCAAAAGTATGGAAGGAATCTGGACCGAACCGGAAGCAGCCGCTATCCAGAATATGATGGCTTGTACATTTATTGGCACCAAAGAGAGTCTAAAACCACAATTCGAGAGCTTCTTCCGACAGGTAGAAGTGGATGAGCTGATGGTATCTACGAATATCTATGATCCTGAGAAGCGATTGAGATCATTGGAGATCACGGCTGAGGTGTTGGGTTAA